The Thermococcus henrietii genome segment TTACGACTCAGGGGGAGACAATAGAGGAGGCAATTGAGAACCTCAAAGAGGCCGTTGAGCTGTACCTTGAGGAGTTTCCGGAGCTGAGGAATGAACTGAAGAGGGTAAAGTTCGTGGGCGATTTCCATGTCGAAGTTGCCAAGGCTCTCGGGTGAAGAAGTCGTTAAAGTGCTCACCAAAAAGTTCGGCTTCGAGGTGTCCCGCCAGAGGGGTAGCCACGTTGTCCTCGTTAAATACGTTGACGGCAGGAAAATAGGAACTGTGGTCCCGCTTCACAAAGAGTTAAAAGCTGGTACGTTGATGGGAGTCCTGAGACTTGCTCAAATAAGCAAGGAGGACTTTATCAAAGCGCTGGAAGACCCATAGGTGATGCTCATGGCGAGGGACGAAGTAAGGAGAATCCTTCCGGCTGACATAAAGCGAGAGGTCCTGATTAAGGACGAGAAGGCCGAGACGAACCCGAAGTGGGGCTTTCCGCCAGAGAAGAGGCCAATGGAGATGCACAT includes the following:
- a CDS encoding type II toxin-antitoxin system HicA family toxin yields the protein MSKLPRLSGEEVVKVLTKKFGFEVSRQRGSHVVLVKYVDGRKIGTVVPLHKELKAGTLMGVLRLAQISKEDFIKALEDP
- a CDS encoding type II toxin-antitoxin system HicB family antitoxin, with amino-acid sequence MQLHAVIWEEEGIYVIREVFTGVTTQGETIEEAIENLKEAVELYLEEFPELRNELKRVKFVGDFHVEVAKALG